In a genomic window of Occallatibacter riparius:
- the hoxE gene encoding bidirectional hydrogenase complex protein HoxE, producing MPVFTPPPLPSDDKRWKIVNGTMRKNGFARHALIETLHTVQSSFGYLDDTAIRFVAQSLKVPLSQAYGVVTFYHYFSLKPPGKHTMTICTGTACYIKGTDKLVADAEKHLNVSAGNTTKDGQISLMTARCVGACGRAPVVLTDGQMVGQMSSEHMIEQLERWAVE from the coding sequence GTGCCAGTATTCACACCGCCCCCGCTGCCCAGTGACGACAAGCGTTGGAAAATCGTCAATGGCACCATGCGCAAAAACGGGTTCGCCCGCCACGCACTGATCGAAACCCTTCATACAGTTCAATCGTCGTTCGGTTATCTGGACGACACGGCCATCCGTTTTGTGGCGCAATCGCTGAAAGTTCCTCTCAGCCAGGCTTACGGGGTGGTGACCTTCTATCACTATTTCAGCCTGAAACCTCCCGGCAAGCACACCATGACCATCTGCACCGGCACGGCCTGCTACATCAAGGGCACAGACAAGCTTGTGGCCGATGCAGAAAAACACCTGAATGTCTCTGCGGGCAACACCACCAAGGATGGCCAGATCAGCCTGATGACTGCCCGTTGCGTGGGCGCCTGCGGACGCGCTCCCGTCGTTCTCACGGACGGCCAGATGGTCGGACAGATGTCATCGGAGCACATGATCGAGCAACTGGAAAGGTGGGCGGTGGAATGA
- a CDS encoding NADH-quinone oxidoreductase subunit C, which produces MSTPASTLPAMPEVPGIWTERGGVFWLDEHGLNVREVAASMNASGARFVTITAYQLPKDEGFRLEYHWDLAGRLLGFGFNVAGSSTDSIYDLCEASDWIEREIHEGFGINFTGREYEPLQIRSGAAIGVNLREIGQPGPTPKQEVLQ; this is translated from the coding sequence ATGAGCACTCCTGCAAGCACTCTCCCCGCAATGCCCGAAGTTCCGGGTATATGGACTGAACGGGGCGGCGTCTTCTGGCTCGACGAGCACGGCCTCAACGTGCGCGAAGTGGCCGCGAGCATGAATGCCTCCGGAGCGCGCTTTGTCACCATCACCGCCTATCAGTTGCCAAAAGACGAAGGCTTCCGCCTCGAATATCACTGGGACCTCGCCGGCCGTCTGCTGGGCTTTGGATTCAATGTGGCCGGCAGCTCAACCGACAGCATCTACGACCTCTGCGAAGCATCTGACTGGATCGAACGCGAAATCCACGAGGGTTTCGGCATCAACTTCACCGGCCGCGAGTATGAGCCTCTGCAGATACGCAGCGGAGCCGCCATCGGCGTCAATCTGCGCGAAATCGGCCAGCCTGGCCCAACGCCCAAGCAGGAGGTCCTGCAATGA
- a CDS encoding alpha-L-fucosidase, with protein sequence MKRNTGVLCAVAVALLMGASSLRSQAPEKYEPTIESLDKHPLPDWYAGAKLGIFIHWGLYSVPGWAPLTHPDHDFSSNDYIKYDPYAEWYLNTMRVPDSPTAHYHREHYGDKGYYEFAPEFNRESRKWNPDAMAAAFKMAGARYVVLTSKHHEGFTLWPSTTPNPNPSLKPAELHAERDLVGELTKAVDKQGMKMGLYYSGGYDWTFNAGPIRIASDYETVKPQSKAYGDYAFAQIHELIEKYHPMLLWNDIDWPKTGRALQVEADYYNAIPDGVIDDRFGIKHADFKSPEYEKLSKISEKKWEECRGLGRSFGYNRAEGEKETIAPGELIALLVDIVSKNGNLLLDVGPEADGTIPPVQMERLKALGAWLKQNGEAIYDTTPWTHAEGKSAEGNEVRYTRKGDDLYVTVIGKPKAQTLTLADVPAKQDARVSQLGSTNTLTAAAEGNGLKITLPAQLAGDYAYSFKLAGYLR encoded by the coding sequence ATGAAGCGAAACACCGGCGTTTTGTGTGCTGTGGCGGTTGCATTGCTGATGGGTGCGAGCAGTCTCCGCTCTCAGGCCCCGGAGAAATATGAGCCGACGATAGAGTCGCTGGACAAGCATCCGCTGCCGGATTGGTATGCTGGGGCCAAACTCGGCATCTTCATCCACTGGGGCTTGTACTCGGTGCCAGGGTGGGCGCCGCTGACCCATCCGGATCATGATTTCTCTTCGAATGATTACATCAAGTACGACCCGTACGCGGAATGGTATCTGAACACGATGCGGGTGCCTGATTCGCCGACGGCGCACTATCACCGCGAGCACTACGGTGATAAGGGATATTACGAGTTCGCGCCGGAGTTCAATCGGGAGTCGAGGAAGTGGAATCCCGATGCGATGGCGGCGGCATTCAAGATGGCCGGAGCGCGCTACGTTGTGCTGACCAGCAAGCACCACGAGGGGTTCACGCTCTGGCCGAGCACGACGCCGAATCCCAACCCAAGTCTTAAGCCGGCGGAATTGCACGCTGAGCGCGATCTGGTCGGCGAGTTGACCAAGGCCGTCGACAAGCAGGGGATGAAGATGGGGCTTTATTACTCGGGCGGCTACGACTGGACGTTCAATGCCGGGCCGATCCGGATTGCGTCGGACTATGAGACGGTCAAGCCGCAGTCGAAGGCGTACGGCGATTATGCGTTCGCGCAGATTCACGAGCTCATCGAGAAGTACCATCCGATGCTGCTGTGGAACGATATCGACTGGCCGAAAACCGGGCGCGCGCTGCAGGTGGAGGCGGACTATTACAACGCGATTCCCGACGGCGTGATTGACGACCGGTTCGGCATCAAGCATGCGGATTTCAAGTCGCCCGAGTACGAAAAGCTGAGCAAGATCAGCGAGAAGAAGTGGGAAGAATGCCGCGGACTGGGACGCTCGTTTGGCTACAACCGGGCGGAAGGTGAGAAGGAGACGATTGCGCCGGGCGAGCTGATTGCGCTCCTGGTGGATATCGTGAGCAAGAACGGCAACCTGCTGCTGGATGTGGGGCCGGAGGCGGACGGGACGATTCCGCCAGTGCAGATGGAGCGGCTGAAGGCGCTGGGCGCGTGGCTGAAGCAGAACGGCGAGGCCATCTACGACACGACGCCTTGGACCCATGCAGAAGGGAAGTCGGCTGAGGGCAATGAAGTGCGGTATACACGCAAGGGCGACGACCTGTACGTGACGGTGATTGGGAAGCCGAAGGCGCAGACGCTCACGCTGGCGGATGTGCCTGCGAAACAGGACGCGAGGGTGAGCCAACTTGGAAGTACGAACACACTGACTGCGGCGGCGGAAGGGAATGGGTTGAAGATTACGCTTCCGGCGCAGCTGGCGGGCGATTACGCGTACTCATTCAAACTGGCGGGTTATCTCCGCTAG
- a CDS encoding dihydroorotate dehydrogenase-like protein gives MIDLKTTYLGLPLKGPIVVSSTPLSESLDNARRMEDAGASAIVLTSLFEEQLTLESQALDEDLSRGTDSFPESLHYLPEQADYRMTHDVYLDYLRRTKEALSIPILASLNGATSGGWVRYAKEMEQAGADAIELNTYALATDRSQTSRDVELQLLDLVEGVCRAVKVPVSVKLSQSFTSIPHLVACLEDAGARGIVLFNRFYQPDFDIETLEVRPSLHFSTPSELLPRLHWAAILYGHTNMDIGITGGVHTAEDVLKSIMAGGSVAMMASALHIHGIEHIGRVLADLQYWLEKREYTSLAGTRGCLSRRSVPDVSPFDRGNYIKTLSSYSLRQTVAAF, from the coding sequence ATGATAGATCTTAAGACGACTTACCTGGGCCTGCCCCTGAAAGGGCCCATCGTGGTTAGTTCGACCCCGCTGTCAGAGTCGCTGGATAACGCGCGCCGGATGGAAGACGCCGGCGCGTCGGCGATCGTGCTGACATCGCTGTTCGAAGAGCAGTTAACGCTGGAGTCGCAGGCGCTGGATGAGGACCTCTCGCGCGGCACCGATTCGTTTCCGGAGTCGTTGCACTACCTGCCCGAGCAGGCAGACTATCGGATGACGCACGATGTCTATCTCGACTATCTGCGGCGTACGAAGGAGGCCCTGAGCATCCCGATCCTGGCTAGCTTGAACGGCGCGACCAGCGGCGGCTGGGTGCGCTATGCAAAGGAGATGGAACAGGCCGGAGCTGACGCCATCGAATTGAATACGTATGCGCTGGCGACGGATCGCAGCCAGACCTCACGCGATGTTGAGCTGCAATTGCTCGACCTGGTGGAAGGCGTCTGCCGTGCGGTCAAAGTGCCGGTTTCGGTGAAACTGTCGCAGTCGTTCACGAGCATTCCACACCTTGTGGCGTGCCTGGAAGACGCGGGCGCTCGCGGCATCGTGCTATTCAACCGGTTCTACCAGCCGGACTTCGATATTGAGACGCTGGAGGTACGGCCTTCGCTGCACTTCTCCACTCCATCGGAGCTGCTGCCAAGGCTGCACTGGGCGGCAATTCTCTATGGGCATACCAATATGGATATCGGGATCACCGGCGGTGTGCACACGGCAGAGGATGTGCTGAAGTCGATCATGGCCGGCGGTTCGGTAGCGATGATGGCCTCGGCGCTGCACATTCACGGCATCGAGCACATTGGGCGCGTGCTGGCCGATCTGCAGTACTGGCTGGAGAAGCGCGAGTATACGTCGCTGGCCGGGACCCGCGGCTGCCTGAGCCGGCGATCGGTGCCGGATGTCTCGCCGTTCGACCGCGGCAACTATATCAAGACGCTGAGCTCCTATAGCCTGCGTCAGACTGTGGCAGCGTTCTGA
- a CDS encoding hydrogenase large subunit, translating to MSYKIPMGPFHPALEEPYKLDMTCEGETVREAKLHIGFNFRGIEHLAETRNYIQVVALMERVCGICSFIHTLTLCQAMEKLTGLEPPPRAKYIRVAMAELERLHSHVLWAGIAAKLMGFKTMFMTCFELREKVMDVLQAISGNRVNYSMNCIGGVNRDIEDPLSLLPMIDVLEREMVRTVIPIFTTSRTAMSRCAGIGVLTHEKALSLAVVGPVARASGVGQDLRRDAPYAAYEEMQFEVPVEPDGDVKARLLVRALEILESCKILRQALGNMPPGEIVTGDGKFNFISGTATARVEAPRGEVMYSVTWKEHSRNPSRVHVRTPTFANMPAVRYMVMGARLADTPLIQASIDPCYSCTDR from the coding sequence ATGAGCTACAAAATCCCCATGGGCCCATTCCACCCCGCGCTGGAAGAGCCCTACAAGCTCGACATGACCTGCGAAGGCGAAACCGTGCGCGAAGCGAAACTGCACATCGGCTTCAACTTCCGCGGCATTGAGCACCTGGCCGAGACGCGCAACTACATCCAGGTGGTCGCCCTCATGGAGCGCGTGTGCGGCATCTGCTCTTTCATCCACACGCTCACACTGTGCCAGGCCATGGAGAAGCTCACCGGCCTGGAGCCCCCTCCGCGCGCGAAATACATCCGCGTGGCAATGGCCGAGCTCGAACGCCTGCACTCGCACGTCCTCTGGGCCGGAATCGCCGCCAAACTCATGGGCTTCAAGACCATGTTCATGACATGCTTCGAGTTACGCGAGAAAGTCATGGATGTGCTCCAAGCCATTTCCGGCAATCGCGTCAATTACTCAATGAATTGCATCGGCGGCGTCAACCGCGATATCGAAGACCCGCTCTCGCTCCTCCCGATGATCGACGTCCTGGAGCGGGAGATGGTGCGCACCGTCATCCCCATCTTCACAACGAGCAGAACAGCCATGTCGCGGTGCGCGGGCATCGGGGTGCTCACGCATGAGAAGGCCTTATCGCTCGCCGTCGTCGGCCCGGTTGCGCGCGCTTCGGGAGTTGGGCAGGACCTCCGCCGCGACGCTCCCTATGCCGCTTACGAAGAGATGCAGTTCGAAGTGCCGGTTGAGCCTGACGGCGATGTAAAGGCCCGGCTGCTGGTCCGCGCGCTTGAGATTCTCGAAAGCTGCAAAATCCTCCGCCAGGCGCTGGGCAACATGCCCCCCGGCGAAATCGTCACGGGCGACGGCAAGTTCAATTTCATCAGCGGCACAGCCACAGCTCGTGTCGAAGCGCCGCGCGGTGAAGTCATGTATAGCGTTACGTGGAAGGAACATTCCCGCAATCCATCACGTGTTCACGTGCGCACGCCCACGTTCGCTAACATGCCTGCCGTCCGCTACATGGTCATGGGCGCCCGCCTCGCGGATACGCCGCTCATCCAGGCATCCATCGATCCCTGCTACTCATGCACTGACAGGTGA
- the hoxU gene encoding bidirectional hydrogenase complex protein HoxU: MSDTAEVKTLVIDGQEVSAVRGQTILEVARENDIQIPTLCHLEGLTDVGACRLCVVEIKGSNKLFPACVTSIYEGMEVSTNSERLQKHRRMILELLFTERNHICSVCVANGHCELQSLAQDLGLTHVRLPYRNPELTIDASHERFTADHNRCILCTRCVRVCAEVEGAHVWDVMGRGINSMIITDLHENWGESTCTRCGKCVQVCPTGALYDKGKIGSDHPKYPDFLPYLNLMREAR; encoded by the coding sequence ATGAGCGACACCGCAGAAGTCAAAACTCTAGTCATCGATGGGCAGGAAGTCAGCGCGGTTCGCGGACAGACAATCCTCGAAGTGGCCCGTGAGAACGACATCCAGATCCCGACGCTCTGCCATCTCGAAGGACTCACCGATGTCGGCGCATGCCGGCTCTGTGTGGTCGAGATCAAGGGCAGCAACAAGCTCTTCCCAGCCTGCGTCACTTCTATCTACGAAGGCATGGAAGTCAGCACCAACTCCGAGCGCCTGCAGAAGCACCGCCGCATGATCCTCGAGCTGCTGTTCACGGAGCGCAACCACATCTGCTCCGTCTGCGTGGCGAACGGTCATTGCGAACTGCAGTCGCTGGCGCAGGACCTGGGCCTCACGCACGTGCGGCTGCCCTATCGCAATCCCGAGTTGACGATCGACGCTTCCCACGAGCGCTTCACGGCCGATCACAATCGCTGCATCCTGTGTACGCGTTGCGTTCGCGTCTGCGCCGAAGTTGAAGGCGCGCATGTGTGGGACGTGATGGGCCGCGGCATCAACTCCATGATCATTACCGATCTTCACGAGAACTGGGGCGAATCAACCTGCACGCGCTGTGGTAAATGCGTCCAGGTCTGTCCCACCGGGGCTCTTTACGATAAGGGCAAGATTGGATCCGACCACCCCAAGTACCCGGATTTTCTCCCGTACCTGAACCTGATGAGGGAAGCGCGATGA
- a CDS encoding NADH-quinone oxidoreductase subunit B family protein: protein MSKLKLATAWLDGCSGCHMSFLDMDERLLELAEFVDLVYSPLVDLKDFPDQVDITLVEGAVASVDDEAKIKKIRAHTKMLIAIGDCAITGNVPSMRNPIGPEPILDRAYIENATLQPQIPCVVVPKLLKVVRPVHEFVEVDVFLPGCPPSADTFHTALTAIISGEPLDIPALTRFGA, encoded by the coding sequence ATGAGCAAACTAAAACTAGCAACAGCATGGCTCGACGGATGCTCCGGATGTCACATGTCGTTCCTCGACATGGACGAACGGCTGCTCGAACTGGCAGAGTTCGTCGATCTCGTCTACAGCCCCCTCGTCGATTTAAAGGATTTTCCTGACCAGGTAGACATCACGCTCGTCGAAGGCGCGGTAGCTTCCGTCGACGACGAAGCCAAGATTAAGAAAATCCGCGCGCACACAAAGATGCTCATCGCCATAGGCGACTGCGCCATCACTGGGAACGTCCCGTCGATGCGCAACCCCATCGGCCCTGAGCCCATCCTCGATCGCGCCTACATCGAGAACGCAACCCTCCAGCCGCAGATTCCCTGCGTAGTGGTGCCCAAGCTGCTTAAAGTGGTCCGGCCGGTTCACGAGTTCGTGGAAGTGGACGTATTCCTTCCCGGATGCCCGCCCTCGGCCGACACTTTCCACACGGCCCTCACTGCCATCATCAGCGGAGAGCCGCTGGACATTCCGGCCCTCACCCGCTTTGGAGCCTGA
- a CDS encoding Ni/Fe hydrogenase subunit alpha, translating to MSQTITIDPVTRLEGHGKITIQLNDQGEVADAHFHVTQVRGFERFCEGRPFYEMPALMARICGICPVSHLVASAKACEAIMSVRIPHTAAQLRRVLNLAQMVQSHSLSFFHLSSPDLLLGMESDPTKRHIFGVAAQNPELGRAGIALRRFGQRVIELLGSKRIHTGWVIPGGVTDPLTAANRDEILAMMPEAYSNVKLALAAYKQLASNFKQEIEVFANFPSMYLGLINEDDSIEFTDGTLRLIDEKGKTVEESITATQFPDLIGEAVEPYSYTKFVYYKPFGYPEGSYRVGPLARLNIVKKMGTPLAEPELAEFKQLANGPVESSFYYHHARLIEVLYGIERIEQILADPLILDKHVRATAGVNRLEGAGQSEAPRGTLHHHYKVDADGKMVWANLVVATGHNNNAMNKGVLQAAKAYVRNGKFTEGALNRVEAVIRTFDPCLSCSTHAFGQMPLAMTILSADGEVVDKVVR from the coding sequence ATGAGCCAGACCATCACCATAGATCCTGTCACGCGCCTCGAAGGCCACGGCAAGATCACCATCCAACTCAACGATCAGGGCGAGGTTGCCGACGCTCACTTCCACGTCACGCAGGTGCGCGGATTCGAGCGCTTCTGCGAAGGCCGCCCCTTCTACGAGATGCCCGCCCTCATGGCGCGCATCTGCGGAATCTGCCCCGTCTCGCACCTCGTCGCATCCGCCAAGGCATGTGAGGCCATCATGTCGGTGCGCATCCCGCACACCGCCGCGCAGTTGCGTCGCGTCCTTAACCTTGCTCAGATGGTGCAGTCGCACTCGCTGAGCTTCTTCCACCTCTCCTCGCCCGACCTGCTGCTGGGCATGGAATCCGATCCAACCAAGCGCCACATCTTCGGCGTGGCCGCGCAGAACCCCGAACTCGGCCGCGCTGGCATTGCCCTGCGCCGCTTCGGCCAGCGCGTCATTGAGCTGCTCGGCTCCAAGCGCATTCACACCGGCTGGGTCATCCCCGGCGGCGTCACCGATCCGCTCACCGCCGCCAATCGTGACGAAATCCTCGCCATGATGCCGGAGGCCTACAGCAACGTGAAGCTGGCTCTGGCCGCCTACAAGCAGCTCGCGTCCAACTTCAAGCAGGAGATCGAAGTCTTCGCCAACTTCCCGTCGATGTACCTCGGCCTGATCAACGAAGACGATTCGATCGAGTTCACCGACGGCACATTGCGGCTGATCGATGAGAAGGGGAAGACCGTCGAGGAAAGCATCACAGCGACGCAGTTCCCCGATCTGATCGGCGAGGCTGTCGAGCCGTACTCCTACACCAAGTTCGTTTACTACAAGCCGTTCGGCTATCCGGAGGGCAGCTATCGCGTGGGTCCGCTCGCCCGCCTGAACATCGTCAAGAAGATGGGCACGCCTCTGGCCGAGCCCGAGCTGGCCGAATTCAAGCAGCTTGCCAACGGACCGGTAGAGAGCTCCTTCTACTACCACCACGCCCGGCTCATCGAGGTGCTCTACGGAATCGAGAGGATCGAACAGATCCTCGCCGATCCGCTCATCCTCGACAAGCATGTACGTGCAACAGCCGGCGTGAACCGCCTTGAAGGCGCTGGCCAGAGCGAGGCGCCCCGCGGAACGCTGCATCATCATTACAAAGTCGACGCCGACGGCAAGATGGTCTGGGCCAACCTGGTAGTGGCAACGGGCCACAACAACAACGCGATGAACAAGGGCGTTCTGCAGGCCGCGAAAGCCTACGTGCGCAACGGCAAGTTCACTGAGGGCGCTCTCAACCGGGTCGAGGCTGTTATCCGCACCTTCGATCCATGCCTGAGCTGCTCCACTCACGCCTTCGGCCAGATGCCGCTCGCCATGACGATCCTGTCAGCGGACGGTGAAGTCGTCGACAAGGTCGTTCGCTAA
- a CDS encoding NuoF family protein, whose translation MTIEELDLIAKQVRAENAKFDYEVNVCMGTGCLSQNSDKLKDALAKTVEDSGKNALIRRTGCMGLCAAGPLVLVDPDEVLYQHVEEGHAQKIVDSLGGKPVAELQCELRDHFDQQVHVVLENSGQIDPERIEDYIAHDGYRALLMAVNDMTPSGVIRQITESGLRGRGGGGYPTGLKWSTVAKAHGETKYVICNGDEGDPGAFMDRSVLESDPQRVIEGMAIAAYAVGANKGYVYVRAEYPLAVSRLQACLRDARRRGLLGSNIGNTPFSFDVEVRLGAGAFVCGEETALIASIEGRRGTPRPRPPYPAVSGLWGKPTLINNVETFANIAPIIRNGGRWFAAMGSERSKGTKVFALTGKIKNTGLVEVPMGIKLREIIEKIGGGVPDGRKFKAVQTGGPSGGCLPESMLDIGVSYDALMAAGSIMGSGGMIVMDDTSCMVNVARFFVEFCMTESCGKCIPCRAGTAQMYTILTKFCTGTGTMADLELLEELCDTVKSASLCGLGQTAPNPVLSTLKYFRNEYIDHIVHKRCTAGVCNMAASTAKPAEEVLA comes from the coding sequence ATGACCATTGAAGAGCTTGATCTGATCGCCAAACAGGTCCGCGCAGAAAACGCCAAGTTCGACTACGAAGTCAACGTCTGCATGGGCACCGGTTGCCTGAGCCAGAACTCCGACAAACTGAAGGACGCCCTGGCCAAAACAGTGGAAGACAGCGGCAAGAATGCGCTGATTCGCCGGACCGGTTGCATGGGCTTATGCGCGGCTGGACCTCTGGTGTTGGTCGACCCCGACGAGGTGCTCTACCAGCACGTCGAAGAAGGCCACGCCCAGAAGATCGTTGACAGCCTGGGCGGCAAGCCAGTGGCCGAGCTGCAGTGCGAGCTCCGCGACCACTTCGACCAGCAGGTCCATGTAGTGCTGGAAAACTCCGGCCAGATCGATCCCGAAAGGATCGAAGACTACATCGCGCACGACGGCTACCGCGCCCTGCTGATGGCGGTGAACGACATGACGCCCAGCGGCGTGATCCGCCAGATCACCGAGAGCGGACTCCGGGGGCGCGGCGGCGGCGGCTATCCCACCGGCCTGAAGTGGTCCACCGTTGCCAAGGCTCACGGCGAAACAAAGTACGTGATCTGCAATGGCGACGAGGGCGACCCGGGCGCATTCATGGATCGCTCAGTGCTCGAAAGCGATCCGCAGCGCGTCATCGAAGGCATGGCGATTGCCGCCTACGCCGTTGGCGCCAACAAAGGCTACGTCTATGTGCGCGCAGAGTATCCGCTGGCGGTCAGCCGCCTGCAGGCCTGCCTGCGCGATGCGCGCCGCCGCGGTCTGCTCGGCAGCAACATCGGCAACACGCCCTTCAGCTTCGATGTAGAAGTTCGCCTGGGCGCCGGCGCCTTTGTATGCGGCGAAGAAACCGCGCTCATCGCCTCCATCGAAGGCCGCCGCGGCACACCAAGGCCGCGTCCGCCCTATCCCGCGGTCAGCGGACTCTGGGGCAAGCCGACGCTCATCAACAACGTTGAGACCTTTGCCAACATCGCACCCATCATCCGCAATGGCGGGCGCTGGTTCGCCGCCATGGGATCCGAGCGTTCGAAGGGCACCAAGGTCTTCGCTCTCACCGGCAAGATCAAGAACACGGGGCTTGTCGAAGTGCCCATGGGCATCAAGCTTCGCGAAATCATCGAGAAGATTGGTGGCGGCGTTCCCGACGGCCGCAAGTTCAAAGCCGTGCAGACGGGCGGCCCTTCCGGCGGCTGCCTGCCCGAATCCATGCTCGACATCGGTGTCAGCTACGACGCGCTGATGGCGGCAGGCTCCATCATGGGCTCCGGCGGCATGATCGTCATGGACGACACCTCCTGCATGGTCAACGTGGCTCGCTTCTTCGTCGAGTTCTGCATGACCGAGTCCTGCGGCAAGTGCATTCCCTGCCGCGCCGGCACCGCGCAGATGTACACCATCCTCACCAAGTTCTGTACCGGCACCGGCACCATGGCCGACCTCGAACTGCTTGAAGAGCTCTGCGACACCGTCAAGAGCGCCAGCCTGTGCGGCCTCGGCCAGACCGCTCCCAACCCTGTGCTGAGCACGCTCAAGTACTTCCGCAACGAATACATCGACCACATTGTGCACAAGCGCTGTACTGCAGGCGTTTGCAACATGGCGGCCTCCACGGCCAAGCCCGCCGAGGAGGTGCTGGCATGA
- a CDS encoding hydrogenase maturation protease encodes MSTPWVRCLILACGNTLRGDDGIGPFLCSWAGERFAGEPGVQTIARQQWTPDLAQDIANAESVLFIDCAVDLGPGQLLLRQIKAAPPAAVSTHHSGAAELLRLAQDLYNATPRRACLLTIGAGSVDLGEEFSAPMQAAIPNAKGLLELTLRQLLRRPTV; translated from the coding sequence ATGAGTACTCCCTGGGTCCGATGCCTGATCCTCGCCTGCGGAAACACGCTCCGCGGGGATGATGGCATCGGACCATTTCTTTGTTCCTGGGCCGGCGAGCGGTTCGCCGGCGAACCCGGCGTACAGACAATCGCGCGCCAGCAGTGGACCCCCGACCTCGCCCAGGACATCGCCAATGCTGAGTCGGTTCTCTTCATCGACTGCGCAGTCGACCTGGGACCAGGGCAGCTTCTGCTGCGCCAAATCAAGGCCGCCCCACCCGCGGCCGTTTCCACGCACCATTCCGGCGCCGCCGAGCTGTTGCGGCTCGCGCAGGATCTCTACAACGCCACACCGCGAAGAGCCTGCCTGCTAACCATCGGCGCCGGTTCCGTCGACCTTGGCGAAGAGTTCAGCGCGCCAATGCAGGCCGCGATCCCCAACGCCAAGGGGCTGCTTGAGCTCACCCTGCGGCAGTTACTGCGCCGCCCAACCGTCTAG